From Streptomyces sp. NBC_00370, a single genomic window includes:
- a CDS encoding DoxX family protein — MLWTDRKDLGPLALRLGTGGVLAAHGAQKLFGWFGGGGIEGTAKSFESLGFTPGRQSALAAGLGELGGGTLLALGFGTPAAGAAAAGAMAGAVSVHAPAGFFAHAGGYEYPAFLGFVAAGLGLAGPGRYSLDHYTSHTLNRPLVLALAFTASAAAATVVVARRTAQSAPEAAPDEEMHIST; from the coding sequence ATGCTGTGGACTGATCGTAAGGATCTCGGACCGCTCGCCCTGCGGCTCGGGACCGGTGGCGTGCTGGCCGCGCACGGCGCCCAGAAGCTGTTCGGCTGGTTCGGCGGGGGTGGCATCGAAGGCACCGCCAAGAGCTTCGAGAGCCTGGGCTTCACACCGGGGCGGCAGAGCGCGCTCGCCGCCGGACTCGGGGAGCTGGGTGGCGGCACGCTGCTCGCGCTGGGATTCGGCACCCCCGCGGCCGGCGCCGCGGCAGCGGGGGCCATGGCGGGTGCGGTGTCCGTGCACGCTCCTGCGGGCTTCTTCGCCCACGCCGGCGGCTACGAGTACCCGGCCTTCCTCGGCTTCGTCGCGGCCGGTCTGGGGCTCGCGGGGCCGGGCAGGTACTCGCTCGACCACTACACCAGCCACACGCTGAACCGCCCGCTCGTCCTGGCCCTGGCGTTCACGGCCAGCGCGGCAGCCGCCACGGTCGTCGTCGCCCGCCGTACGGCGCAGTCGGCGCCGGAGGCCGCGCCCGACGAGGAGATGCACATCAGCACCTGA
- a CDS encoding SRPBCC family protein produces the protein MVEVRRSFTVQLPVDAVVEYLTDFSRAVEWDPGTQECVRTDASGGPVTTGSTWHNVSEFRGRRTELTYRLARKEADRLVFSGSNKTAESTDDLSFEADGDGTRITYLATIRFKGLARLADPFLRREFERLGDEITHSMPKAILSHQG, from the coding sequence ATGGTCGAGGTCAGGCGTTCATTCACGGTGCAACTCCCGGTGGACGCGGTGGTGGAGTACCTGACGGACTTCTCCCGGGCCGTGGAGTGGGACCCGGGCACCCAGGAGTGCGTACGGACCGACGCGTCCGGCGGGCCCGTGACCACGGGGTCGACCTGGCACAACGTCTCCGAGTTCCGCGGCAGGCGCACCGAGCTGACCTACCGGCTGGCCCGCAAGGAAGCGGACCGGCTGGTGTTCTCCGGGTCGAACAAGACCGCCGAGTCGACCGACGACCTGTCCTTCGAGGCGGACGGCGACGGCACGCGCATCACCTATCTCGCCACCATCCGCTTCAAGGGTCTCGCCCGGCTGGCTGACCCCTTCCTGCGGCGTGAGTTCGAGCGTCTCGGTGACGAGATCACGCACAGCATGCCGAAAGCGATCCTCAGCCATCAGGGCTGA
- a CDS encoding MFS transporter — MRGTAGSRSVRGRGEGGLPAQLRRPPGGRDARIMLLALLLDRAGTGVWSAASVLYFTFVVGLDATHIGLLLGVAGAAGIAGSPIGGRLAGRRRLRTLLIGSHLLRMVAVGLLLVCDSFATLLPVVAVLCIADRAAKTWEMLFATRAAGERRATYRALSRVTMNLGYGIGAGIAALGVAIGTHGAYSALVVGNAVSFLLAALLVGRTREVRGGPAEGARPGPAKAGRESGPTPWRDRGYLRFVLLDTPLNLDDTILNVGLPLWLVNHTTAPHAVVPAFLIINTVLVVVFQMPVSSRIDSPRRAAWAVAVYGPTTLACCVLIALSPAGGPVTSSILLLGAAVLVTGAELMRSVSSWELAVCLAPATAQPAYLGVAGMSTSVARSAGPVLLTDAVMVAGPLGWLGLGVALTVLSAVQRRSSLGRLDAMAAPAEPVASPSPELTRGRPSV; from the coding sequence ATGCGTGGCACGGCGGGGAGCCGATCGGTTCGGGGGCGCGGCGAGGGCGGTCTGCCGGCGCAGTTGCGCCGTCCGCCCGGCGGCCGTGACGCGCGGATCATGCTGCTGGCCCTGCTGCTGGACCGGGCGGGCACCGGTGTGTGGTCCGCGGCTTCGGTGCTCTACTTCACCTTCGTGGTGGGCCTGGACGCCACCCACATCGGCCTGCTGCTCGGTGTCGCCGGAGCCGCCGGGATCGCCGGGTCACCGATCGGCGGCCGGCTGGCGGGGCGCCGCCGGCTGCGTACCCTGCTGATCGGATCCCATCTGCTGCGGATGGTCGCGGTCGGGCTGCTGCTGGTCTGCGACAGCTTCGCCACGCTGCTGCCCGTCGTCGCCGTCCTCTGTATCGCCGACCGGGCCGCCAAGACATGGGAAATGCTCTTCGCCACCAGGGCGGCGGGGGAGCGGCGCGCGACGTACCGGGCGCTCTCGCGCGTCACGATGAACCTCGGGTACGGGATCGGTGCGGGTATCGCCGCCCTCGGTGTCGCGATCGGCACCCACGGCGCCTACAGCGCGCTGGTGGTGGGCAACGCGGTCTCGTTCCTCCTCGCCGCGCTGCTCGTCGGGCGCACCCGGGAGGTGCGCGGCGGCCCGGCGGAGGGGGCGCGCCCCGGCCCCGCGAAGGCCGGCCGGGAATCCGGCCCAACTCCCTGGCGGGACCGGGGATATCTGCGTTTCGTCCTGCTCGACACACCGCTCAACCTGGACGACACGATTCTCAACGTCGGTCTGCCGCTCTGGCTGGTGAATCACACCACGGCGCCGCACGCGGTCGTCCCGGCGTTCCTCATCATCAACACCGTGCTGGTCGTCGTCTTCCAGATGCCGGTGTCGTCGAGGATCGACAGCCCGCGCCGCGCCGCCTGGGCGGTGGCGGTGTACGGGCCGACGACGCTCGCGTGCTGTGTCCTCATCGCCCTGTCGCCGGCCGGTGGCCCGGTCACCTCCTCAATTCTGCTGCTCGGTGCGGCCGTTCTGGTGACCGGCGCCGAGCTGATGCGGTCGGTGAGCTCCTGGGAACTGGCGGTCTGCCTCGCGCCGGCCACCGCGCAGCCCGCCTATCTGGGCGTCGCGGGGATGTCCACGTCCGTGGCGAGGTCGGCCGGGCCCGTACTGCTGACCGACGCCGTGATGGTGGCAGGACCGCTGGGCTGGCTCGGCCTCGGGGTGGCGCTGACGGTCCTGTCGGCCGTCCAACGCCGTTCCTCCCTGGGCCGGTTGGACGCGATGGCAGCGCCCGCCGAGCCGGTCGCGTCACCGTCGCCCGAGCTGACCCGGGGCCGGCCGTCGGTGTGA
- a CDS encoding aldo/keto reductase: protein MRYRTIGSNPATRREVSVLSLGAMLFGTATDEKTAFAVLDRYVEAGGTFVDTSNCYAYWFKGSRGGESETVLGNWRRSRGVSGEVVIATKLGAGPLADGTGHVDNAEGLSAGAIRAAVAASTKRLGVDRLDVLYAHIEDPKTELAETVGEFGALVNEGTVGLLGVSNHWAWKVDRARNIAKAAGLPGYELLQYQHSYLRHRTDLPSALSQDGEPGAVEGNLLSLLRAERDELTLVAYSPLLGGAYVREDKPLHAGHDHGSVPARLAALREVAKEADATVNQVVLAWLMGGEIPVIPLVGASSVAQLDESLAAVDLELSPEQREMLDSTR, encoded by the coding sequence ATGAGGTACCGCACGATCGGCAGCAATCCGGCGACCCGCCGCGAGGTCAGTGTGCTGAGCCTGGGCGCGATGCTGTTCGGCACCGCCACCGACGAGAAGACGGCGTTCGCCGTCCTCGACCGGTACGTCGAGGCAGGCGGCACGTTCGTCGACACGTCCAACTGCTACGCGTACTGGTTCAAGGGCAGCCGGGGCGGCGAGAGCGAGACCGTGCTCGGCAACTGGCGGCGCAGCCGTGGGGTGTCAGGGGAGGTCGTGATCGCGACGAAGCTGGGAGCGGGTCCGCTCGCCGATGGCACCGGTCACGTCGACAACGCCGAGGGCCTGTCCGCCGGGGCGATCCGGGCGGCGGTGGCGGCGAGCACGAAGCGGCTCGGGGTCGACAGGCTTGATGTGCTGTACGCGCACATCGAGGACCCGAAGACCGAACTGGCCGAGACGGTGGGTGAGTTCGGCGCCCTGGTCAACGAGGGGACGGTCGGTCTTCTCGGCGTCTCCAACCACTGGGCGTGGAAGGTGGACCGGGCCAGGAACATCGCGAAGGCGGCGGGGCTGCCGGGCTACGAACTTCTGCAGTACCAGCACAGCTATCTGCGGCACCGCACGGATCTGCCGAGCGCGCTGTCGCAGGACGGCGAACCGGGCGCGGTGGAGGGGAACTTGCTCAGTCTGCTGCGCGCCGAACGCGACGAGCTGACGCTGGTGGCGTACTCCCCGCTGCTGGGCGGCGCGTATGTGCGCGAGGACAAGCCGCTGCACGCGGGGCACGACCACGGCAGCGTCCCCGCACGGCTCGCGGCACTGCGCGAGGTGGCGAAGGAGGCGGACGCGACCGTCAACCAGGTGGTGCTGGCGTGGCTGATGGGCGGGGAGATTCCGGTCATCCCGCTGGTCGGGGCTTCCTCGGTCGCGCAGCTGGACGAGAGCCTGGCCGCGGTCGACCTCGAACTCTCCCCGGAACAGCGGGAGATGCTCGACTCGACGCGCTAG
- a CDS encoding DUF6300 family protein, with protein sequence MTRVELSDSLPPCSRCGGGLISSIVMPQEDAAGRPIHLELCSLCDTDKPAAAALLHWFATGGGKDMSRVAEGAELLVEWQKEGMAAHGWEFQTG encoded by the coding sequence GTGACTCGAGTCGAGCTTTCCGACAGTCTGCCCCCGTGTTCTCGCTGCGGCGGCGGACTGATCAGCAGCATCGTCATGCCGCAGGAAGACGCGGCGGGACGGCCGATTCACCTGGAACTCTGCTCGCTGTGCGACACCGACAAACCGGCCGCCGCCGCACTGCTCCACTGGTTCGCCACGGGCGGCGGCAAGGACATGTCCCGGGTGGCGGAAGGCGCGGAGCTGCTGGTCGAGTGGCAGAAGGAAGGCATGGCGGCGCACGGCTGGGAGTTCCAGACCGGATGA
- a CDS encoding CehA/McbA family metallohydrolase — MADTASGPSSRERGWYRGDCHVHSVHSDGELTPDQLTAGARSAGLDFLATTEHNTAEAHGSWEHSDLLVILGEEVTTRTGHWLALGLPPGQVVDWRYGVGDGAVEGQLAEVRRAGGLCVAAHPHAPYPSGTFMYPYEGFDAVEVWNGPWDSDMPWQADNDAALAEWGCGLAADVRRGRWRPAMGNSDTHLAGQIGIPHTVVRADELTAGAVLAGIRAGRSWIAASAAVELSFRAFAGGHSAGIGDRLRTGGEKAVCGVDVRGVPSGTVSFHTETGTAHRAALPAGGSGTVEWRTSGEEAGFVRVEVRTADGGMAALSNPVVMA, encoded by the coding sequence ATGGCGGATACGGCGTCGGGTCCTTCGAGCCGGGAGCGCGGTTGGTACCGAGGTGACTGCCACGTCCATTCGGTCCACTCCGACGGCGAACTGACGCCGGATCAGCTGACGGCCGGCGCCCGTTCGGCCGGGCTCGACTTCCTCGCGACCACCGAACACAACACCGCCGAGGCGCACGGCTCTTGGGAACACAGCGATCTGCTGGTGATCCTGGGCGAGGAGGTCACCACCAGGACCGGGCACTGGCTCGCGCTCGGACTTCCCCCGGGGCAGGTGGTCGACTGGCGGTACGGCGTCGGGGACGGCGCGGTCGAGGGGCAGCTGGCGGAGGTCCGGCGGGCCGGTGGGCTGTGCGTGGCGGCTCATCCGCACGCCCCGTACCCCTCGGGCACGTTCATGTACCCGTACGAGGGATTCGACGCCGTCGAGGTGTGGAACGGGCCGTGGGACTCCGACATGCCGTGGCAGGCGGACAACGACGCGGCGCTCGCCGAGTGGGGCTGTGGCCTGGCGGCGGACGTCCGCCGGGGCCGGTGGCGCCCGGCCATGGGCAACAGCGACACACATCTGGCGGGCCAGATCGGTATCCCGCACACCGTCGTACGGGCCGACGAGCTGACCGCCGGCGCGGTCCTCGCCGGCATCCGCGCCGGCCGCAGCTGGATCGCCGCCTCCGCCGCCGTCGAGCTGTCGTTCAGGGCCTTCGCGGGTGGTCACAGCGCCGGTATCGGCGACCGGCTGCGGACCGGGGGCGAGAAGGCCGTGTGCGGCGTGGACGTGCGGGGCGTGCCGTCCGGCACGGTCAGCTTCCACACCGAGACAGGGACCGCGCACCGCGCCGCGCTGCCGGCCGGCGGATCAGGCACCGTCGAGTGGCGGACGAGCGGCGAAGAGGCGGGGTTCGTCCGTGTCGAGGTCCGGACCGCCGACGGCGGCATGGCGGCGCTCAGCAACCCCGTCGTCATGGCCTGA
- a CDS encoding helix-turn-helix transcriptional regulator: MDRAELADFLRHRRQALRPDDVGLIHTRRRRTSGLRREEVAALADMSTDYYSRIEQQRGPLPSVQILASLARALRLGPDERDHLFRIAGRSAPGPLTRSDRVNPGMLRVLDRMSDSPAHVTNHLGEILAQNRLSALLIGDQTRHTGMRRSLAYRWFTDPAERRIVPERDRSRHSRTIAGQLRTAGTRHDGDPATVALVDTLRTVSGEFAALWDEHPVAGTYCDAAKHIEHPRAGLIELHGENLLDPDRSQFLTVFTAEPGSESQKRLEQLALLS, from the coding sequence ATGGACCGAGCCGAGCTGGCCGACTTCCTCCGCCATCGCCGCCAGGCATTGCGCCCGGACGACGTGGGCCTGATCCATACGCGCCGGCGACGCACCAGCGGGCTGCGGCGCGAAGAGGTGGCCGCGCTCGCCGACATGTCGACGGACTACTACAGCCGTATCGAGCAGCAGCGGGGCCCACTGCCCTCCGTGCAGATCCTCGCCTCGCTGGCGCGTGCCCTGCGACTGGGCCCGGACGAACGCGACCACCTCTTCCGGATCGCGGGCCGTTCCGCTCCCGGCCCGCTCACGCGGTCCGACCGGGTCAACCCCGGCATGCTGCGGGTCCTCGACCGGATGTCGGACAGTCCCGCCCACGTCACCAACCATCTCGGCGAGATCCTCGCGCAGAACCGCCTCTCGGCTCTGCTCATCGGCGACCAGACCCGCCACACCGGCATGCGGCGCTCCCTCGCGTACCGCTGGTTCACCGACCCTGCCGAGCGGCGGATCGTCCCCGAACGCGACCGTTCCCGGCACAGCAGGACCATCGCGGGGCAACTGCGCACGGCCGGCACCCGCCATGACGGCGACCCCGCCACCGTCGCGCTGGTCGACACCTTGCGGACCGTGAGCGGGGAGTTCGCCGCGCTCTGGGACGAGCATCCGGTGGCGGGCACGTACTGCGACGCCGCCAAGCACATCGAACATCCGCGGGCCGGACTCATCGAACTGCACGGCGAGAACCTGCTGGACCCCGACCGGTCGCAGTTCCTGACCGTCTTCACCGCCGAGCCGGGCAGCGAGAGCCAGAAGCGACTCGAACAGCTCGCGCTGCTCAGCTGA
- the uvrA gene encoding excinuclease ABC subunit UvrA, producing MAEAPDRFVHVRGAAEHNLKNVDVDVPRDAMVAFTGVSGSGKSSLAFGTLYAEAQRRYFESVAPYARRLLQQVGAPHVQEITGLPPAVALQQRRGAPSSRSTVGTLTTLSNLLRMLYSRAGTYPPGAERLEAESFSPNTVAGACPRCHGLGVVHDVAEDLLVPDPSLSIRDGAIAAWPGAWQGANLRSVVSGLGIDIDRPWRRLRKKDRDWLLYTDEQPSVYIEPEPERIDYGYHGTFWSARKHVMHVLADSKSERMRERALRFVRSVPCPVCHGSGLRPEALAVTFAGLSIAEINAKPLTEAVALLRPVAELSEAAPTTSTARSGEATEVAVRICADLVARVDVLLGLGLGYLSLARSSTTLSPGEAQRLRIATQLRSGLFGVVYVLDEPSAGLHPADAEPLMDVLDRLKASGNSLFVVEHDMDVVRRADWVVDIGPGAGESGGRVLYSGPVPGLEEVAESATGDYLFGRARRLDHRPRTAQGWLSLHGVSRHNLRDVSVDIPLCVLTAVTGVSGSGKSTLVTQVLGEVVRRHLGQASEDTDDGADPGHTDDTDREAGVRDATGLDSFDRLVRVDQRPIGRTPRSNLATYTGMFDAVRKLYAATDESKARGYTAGRFSFNVPEGRCETCQGEGFVTVELLFLPGTYAPCPTCHGARYNAETLDITYRGRNIADVLAMPVDEAATFLAELPAAARSLETLREVGLGYLRLGQPATELSGGEAQRIKLATELQRARRGHALYLLDEPTAGLHPADITLLLRQLHRLVDAGNTVVLVEHDLDAIATADHVIDLGPGGGDAGGRVVATGTPAEVARAKDSLTAPYLARRLADG from the coding sequence ATGGCCGAGGCGCCCGACCGCTTCGTACACGTCCGAGGGGCCGCGGAGCACAACCTGAAGAACGTCGACGTGGACGTCCCCAGGGACGCGATGGTCGCCTTCACCGGCGTCTCCGGTTCCGGCAAGTCGTCCCTCGCCTTCGGCACGCTCTACGCCGAGGCCCAGCGCCGGTACTTCGAATCCGTCGCCCCCTACGCCCGTCGGCTGCTCCAGCAGGTCGGCGCACCGCACGTACAGGAGATCACCGGGCTGCCACCGGCCGTGGCGTTGCAGCAGCGGCGCGGGGCGCCCAGCTCACGCTCGACGGTCGGCACCCTCACCACGCTCTCCAACCTGCTGCGCATGCTGTACTCGCGCGCCGGAACGTACCCGCCCGGGGCCGAGCGGCTGGAGGCGGAGTCGTTCTCGCCCAACACCGTGGCCGGCGCCTGCCCGCGCTGCCACGGACTCGGTGTCGTCCACGACGTCGCCGAGGACCTGCTCGTCCCTGACCCGTCGCTGTCCATCCGGGACGGTGCGATCGCCGCCTGGCCCGGCGCCTGGCAGGGGGCCAATCTGCGCAGCGTGGTGAGCGGTCTCGGCATCGACATCGACAGGCCGTGGCGCAGGCTCAGGAAGAAGGACCGGGACTGGCTGCTGTACACCGACGAACAGCCGTCGGTGTACATCGAGCCGGAGCCGGAGCGCATCGACTACGGCTACCACGGAACGTTCTGGAGCGCCCGCAAACACGTCATGCACGTGCTCGCCGACTCCAAGAGCGAACGGATGCGCGAGCGGGCGCTGCGGTTCGTCCGGAGCGTGCCCTGCCCCGTGTGCCACGGCAGCGGTCTGCGGCCGGAGGCGCTCGCCGTGACCTTCGCGGGTCTCTCCATCGCCGAGATCAACGCGAAACCGCTCACGGAGGCCGTGGCGCTGCTGAGGCCGGTGGCCGAGCTGTCGGAGGCCGCGCCCACCACGTCGACCGCCAGGTCGGGGGAGGCGACCGAGGTCGCCGTACGGATCTGCGCCGACCTGGTCGCGCGGGTCGACGTGCTGCTCGGCCTCGGCCTGGGCTATCTCAGCCTGGCGCGCAGCTCGACGACACTGTCGCCCGGCGAGGCACAGCGGCTGCGGATCGCGACCCAGCTGCGCTCGGGGCTCTTCGGGGTCGTCTACGTCCTCGACGAGCCCTCCGCCGGGCTGCACCCGGCCGACGCGGAGCCGCTGATGGACGTGCTGGACCGGCTCAAGGCGTCGGGGAACTCGCTGTTCGTCGTGGAGCACGACATGGATGTCGTACGGCGGGCGGACTGGGTGGTCGACATCGGGCCGGGAGCGGGGGAGAGTGGCGGGCGCGTGCTGTACTCAGGGCCGGTACCCGGTCTTGAGGAGGTCGCGGAGTCGGCCACGGGCGACTACCTGTTCGGACGGGCCCGGCGGCTCGACCACCGTCCCCGGACGGCGCAGGGGTGGCTGAGCCTGCACGGCGTCTCCCGGCACAACCTGCGTGACGTGTCCGTCGACATCCCGCTGTGCGTACTGACAGCGGTGACCGGTGTGTCCGGCTCCGGGAAGTCGACGCTGGTCACGCAGGTGCTCGGCGAAGTCGTCCGCCGGCACCTCGGACAGGCGTCGGAAGATACGGACGATGGCGCCGACCCCGGCCACACCGACGACACGGACCGTGAGGCAGGCGTCCGGGACGCCACGGGGCTCGACTCGTTCGACCGGCTCGTCCGGGTCGACCAGCGCCCCATCGGCCGCACCCCGCGCTCCAACCTGGCCACGTACACAGGGATGTTCGACGCGGTACGCAAGCTGTACGCGGCGACGGACGAGTCGAAGGCGCGCGGTTACACGGCCGGACGGTTCTCCTTCAACGTCCCCGAAGGCCGCTGCGAGACCTGCCAGGGCGAAGGGTTCGTCACCGTCGAACTGCTCTTCCTGCCGGGGACCTACGCGCCCTGCCCCACCTGCCACGGCGCGCGGTACAACGCCGAGACACTCGACATCACCTACCGCGGACGGAACATCGCGGACGTACTGGCGATGCCCGTCGACGAGGCGGCCACGTTCCTCGCCGAACTCCCGGCAGCCGCACGGAGCCTGGAGACGCTGCGCGAAGTGGGCCTGGGATACCTGCGGTTGGGTCAGCCGGCCACGGAACTCAGCGGCGGCGAGGCCCAGCGCATCAAACTCGCCACCGAACTGCAGCGCGCCCGCCGCGGCCACGCGCTCTACCTGCTGGACGAGCCGACAGCGGGCCTGCACCCGGCCGACATCACCCTCCTGCTGCGCCAGTTGCACCGGCTGGTCGACGCGGGCAACACCGTCGTCCTGGTCGAACACGACCTGGACGCGATCGCCACGGCCGACCACGTCATCGACCTGGGCCCGGGCGGCGGCGACGCGGGCGGCCGAGTCGTCGCCACCGGTACCCCCGCCGAGGTCGCCCGGGCGAAGGACAGCCTCACGGCCCCGTACCTGGCCCGCAGGCTCGCCGACGGCTGA
- a CDS encoding aldo/keto reductase, whose protein sequence is MTEARTVTLPSGVEVPALGQGTWRMGDDPARRAEEIAALRRGIDLGMTLIDTAEMYGSGASEELVGEAIHGRRDDVFLVSKVLPSHADSAGTAEACRASLRRLGTDRIDLYLLHWRGGVPLHETVDALEALVADGSIGSWGVSNFDVSDLADLPEGARPQTDQVLYNLTRRGPEYDLLPRCRELAVPVMAYSPVEQGRLLGHQALAAVADAHAVTPAQVALAWVLRVDDVIAIPKASTTAHVEENRAALDLRLTDDDLGALDAAFPPPRRKQPLDIL, encoded by the coding sequence ATGACCGAGGCGCGGACCGTGACCCTCCCCTCCGGTGTGGAGGTGCCCGCCCTCGGACAGGGCACCTGGCGCATGGGGGACGACCCCGCACGGCGCGCCGAGGAGATCGCGGCGTTGCGGCGCGGCATCGATCTCGGGATGACCCTGATCGACACGGCGGAGATGTACGGATCGGGTGCGTCCGAGGAACTGGTCGGCGAGGCGATCCACGGCCGGCGGGACGACGTGTTCCTCGTCAGCAAGGTCCTGCCGTCCCACGCCGACAGCGCGGGCACGGCCGAAGCCTGCCGCGCCAGCCTGCGCCGGCTCGGCACCGACCGGATCGATCTCTATCTGCTGCACTGGCGGGGCGGTGTGCCGCTCCACGAGACGGTCGACGCCCTGGAAGCGCTCGTGGCGGACGGCAGCATCGGCTCGTGGGGCGTGAGCAATTTCGACGTGTCCGACCTTGCCGACCTGCCCGAAGGCGCCCGCCCGCAGACCGATCAGGTGCTCTACAACCTCACCCGGCGCGGCCCCGAGTACGACCTGCTTCCCCGCTGCCGGGAGCTGGCCGTCCCGGTCATGGCCTACTCACCCGTCGAGCAGGGCCGACTGCTGGGGCACCAGGCGCTGGCGGCTGTCGCCGACGCGCACGCCGTGACTCCCGCCCAGGTGGCGCTCGCCTGGGTGCTGCGCGTGGACGACGTCATCGCCATCCCCAAGGCCTCCACCACGGCGCACGTGGAGGAGAACCGCGCGGCGCTGGACCTCCGCCTCACCGACGACGACCTCGGCGCGCTCGACGCCGCGTTCCCGCCGCCGCGCCGGAAGCAACCGCTCGACATCCTGTGA
- a CDS encoding DUF6480 family protein, with the protein MSDLTRGAVTPAARAVDPTAPGVRDERKVPPGETPPGESSTGSETGPPIDLTRGWGTWPLVVIGVIGAVFAAFFLMYAILLVV; encoded by the coding sequence ATGAGCGATCTCACGCGCGGTGCCGTCACCCCCGCTGCACGTGCCGTTGACCCCACTGCTCCAGGTGTGCGGGACGAGCGGAAGGTCCCGCCCGGTGAGACACCACCGGGCGAGAGCAGCACCGGCTCGGAGACGGGACCCCCCATCGACCTGACCCGGGGGTGGGGCACGTGGCCGCTCGTCGTCATCGGCGTCATCGGAGCGGTGTTCGCCGCGTTCTTCCTGATGTACGCCATCCTGCTGGTCGTCTGA
- a CDS encoding aldehyde dehydrogenase family protein: MNVDSKLTHPAPAHWIDGLPVPATGPVLDVVNPATGAVVATVPDGTAETVDRAVEAAAAAFPAWAATAPAERIDIVRRIAEGLQARGNEIAATISEEMGAPISFARMAQAGLPVLAAQASVTAAAAFPWSEEIANALVVREPIGVVGAITPWNFPLQQLVTKVVPALLAGNTVVLKPSEAAPLTARIFAEIAAAAGLPAGVFNVVHGTGPVVGEAIAAHSGIDMVSFTGSTAAGKRVSAVASATVKRVALELGGKAAHIILPGADLDAAVARGLALAWGNAGQTCGAWSRMLVPADLHDQVVDLLREAARGYPVGDPGDETIQIGPLASEAQRRRVAGYIERGIADGATVVAGGAGRPEGFPTGAYVRPTVFANVAPDAVVAQEEIFGPVLVVIPYTDDDHAVEIANRTVYGLNGAVSGPEEHALAVARRLRAGQVDINGAEMNFLAPFGGYKQSGNGREMGRYGMEEFLEVKAVMR, translated from the coding sequence GTGAACGTTGACAGCAAGCTCACCCACCCCGCCCCTGCCCACTGGATCGACGGTCTGCCGGTCCCCGCCACCGGCCCCGTCCTGGACGTCGTCAACCCGGCGACCGGCGCCGTCGTCGCCACCGTCCCCGACGGTACGGCCGAGACCGTCGACCGGGCCGTGGAGGCCGCCGCCGCGGCCTTCCCCGCCTGGGCGGCGACCGCCCCCGCCGAGCGGATCGACATCGTGCGGCGTATCGCGGAGGGCCTTCAGGCCAGGGGCAACGAGATCGCGGCGACGATCAGCGAGGAGATGGGAGCCCCGATCTCCTTCGCGCGGATGGCGCAGGCCGGACTGCCCGTGCTGGCGGCGCAGGCCAGTGTGACGGCCGCCGCCGCGTTCCCGTGGTCGGAGGAGATCGCGAACGCGCTGGTCGTACGGGAGCCGATCGGCGTGGTCGGGGCGATCACCCCGTGGAACTTCCCCCTCCAGCAGCTGGTCACCAAGGTGGTGCCCGCCCTGCTGGCCGGGAACACGGTGGTACTCAAACCGTCCGAGGCCGCCCCGTTGACCGCGCGCATCTTCGCCGAGATCGCCGCGGCGGCGGGTCTGCCGGCCGGTGTGTTCAACGTGGTGCACGGCACAGGACCGGTGGTGGGGGAGGCCATCGCCGCCCACAGCGGCATCGACATGGTCTCCTTCACCGGCTCGACAGCGGCCGGCAAGCGGGTCTCCGCCGTCGCCTCGGCCACCGTCAAACGCGTGGCCCTGGAACTGGGAGGCAAGGCCGCCCACATCATCCTGCCCGGCGCCGACCTTGACGCCGCCGTCGCCCGGGGCCTCGCCCTCGCCTGGGGCAACGCAGGCCAGACATGCGGTGCTTGGAGCCGCATGCTCGTACCGGCGGACCTGCACGACCAGGTCGTCGACCTGTTGCGCGAAGCCGCACGCGGCTATCCCGTCGGGGATCCGGGTGACGAGACGATCCAGATCGGCCCGCTGGCCTCCGAGGCGCAGCGCCGACGTGTGGCCGGCTATATCGAGCGGGGCATCGCCGACGGTGCGACGGTCGTGGCCGGCGGCGCCGGGCGCCCCGAGGGCTTCCCGACCGGGGCGTACGTCCGGCCCACCGTGTTCGCGAACGTCGCGCCGGACGCCGTCGTCGCCCAGGAGGAGATCTTCGGCCCGGTCCTCGTGGTGATCCCCTACACGGACGACGACCACGCGGTCGAGATCGCGAACAGGACCGTCTACGGACTCAACGGGGCGGTCTCAGGCCCGGAGGAGCACGCGCTGGCCGTCGCCCGGCGGCTGCGCGCGGGCCAAGTGGACATCAACGGCGCGGAGATGAACTTCCTCGCCCCGTTCGGCGGCTACAAGCAGTCCGGCAACGGCCGGGAGATGGGGCGGTACGGCATGGAGGAGTTCCTGGAGGTCAAGGCCGTCATGCGCTGA